GGAATTTTAGGAATGTGAGAGGATGAAAGCAGAAAGTGACTAGTGATCAGTGATGAGTGAAGAGGAGTAAGAAGGAAAAAGTGAAAAGTGAAACGTGGAGAAGTTTAGACGGAAAGGGAAAAAGCAGAAGACAGAATTCTGAATTCTGAAGTCAGAATGAATGAAAAAAAACAATTAAAAATTAAAGAATAAGAGAAAGATCAAGATAAAGAGCAAAAAGAAAAAATTAAAAAAAGATTAAGATTAAGAATAAGATTAAGAAAAAAAAGAAAAAGGGATAAAAAATAAATTGCCGAAGATAATTATTAAGAAGGATTTTGCGACTGCGGAGAAGGTGGAGTGGTGGAAAAAGTTACAATATACAATACCAGATCCCGATAAAATTTTGCAGGATAATGGTTTTGATTATTCGATCTACAGAAATTTATTGAGTGATCCGCATTTATGGAGCACGATTCAGCAGAGAAAAGCACAAGTTAATCAAATGGGCTGGACTTTAGATAATGATGATTATGAAGATTTAGCAAATGAAATTATTGAAGTTTTAGAAAGAATTCAAATCAATAAGGCAATTGATCAGATTTTAGATTGTACTTTATTTGGTTTTGATGTTGAGGAAATTAGATATGATGTTATTAATAATAAAATTACACCCATTGAATTAAATCAGAAACCAGTGGAATGGTTTATTTACTCGAATGAAAATGAATTGAAGTTAAGAAAAATAACCGGCGGAAGTTACGTTTTTGAAGAAGGTTTAACATTACCGGAATACAAATTTATTTTATCTCAGCATAAAGCAACGTATCAAAACCCTTACGGTGAGAAATTACTTTCCAAAGTTTATTGGCCCATTACTTTTAAAAAAGCAGCGATTGATAATTGGGAGAAATTACTTAACGAACACGGCGTCCCTTATATAGTTGCAAGGCATCCAAGTAATGCAACAGAAGATCAAAAATTAATTATCGAACAGAATCTTATTGATTTATTAAATGATCATGTTGGAATGTTAAGCGAAGAAATAGGATTGGAATTTAAGGAAAGTCAGAAATACAATGCCGGTGATTTGTTCAAAAATATGATTGAGACTTTGAACATAGAAATATCCAAAGCAATATTAACAGTAACATTAACAACAGAAATAGGAAGTACCGGAAGTTATAAAGCTGCGCAAATCCATAGAGATATGCTTGAAATG
The nucleotide sequence above comes from Ignavibacteriota bacterium. Encoded proteins:
- a CDS encoding DUF935 family protein, whose product is MPKIIIKKDFATAEKVEWWKKLQYTIPDPDKILQDNGFDYSIYRNLLSDPHLWSTIQQRKAQVNQMGWTLDNDDYEDLANEIIEVLERIQINKAIDQILDCTLFGFDVEEIRYDVINNKITPIELNQKPVEWFIYSNENELKLRKITGGSYVFEEGLTLPEYKFILSQHKATYQNPYGEKLLSKVYWPITFKKAAIDNWEKLLNEHGVPYIVARHPSNATEDQKLIIEQNLIDLLNDHVGMLSEEIGLEFKESQKYNAGDLFKNMIETLNIEISKAILTVTLTTEIGSTGSYKAAQIHRDMLEMIGLQDKKIVERAINKLIEYYVILNYGTKIKYPKIVLEKKEGIVDATVERDKTLKEMGVKFTKDYFVRRYNLQETDFELEIEQK